In Bacillus thuringiensis, a genomic segment contains:
- a CDS encoding helix-turn-helix transcriptional regulator, which translates to MFGLGKPISRFGKFLRKNNITQTDLKDWSGVNQNTLSRISRSNKHKPSMSNAQKIIKALKKKGYKVDFDDFWM; encoded by the coding sequence TTGTTTGGTTTAGGGAAACCAATATCAAGGTTTGGTAAATTTCTAAGAAAAAATAATATTACTCAGACAGATTTGAAGGACTGGAGCGGAGTGAATCAAAACACACTTAGTCGAATTTCAAGGTCAAACAAACATAAACCATCAATGAGTAACGCTCAAAAGATTATTAAGGCTTTGAAGAAAAAAGGATATAAAGTTGATTTTGACGATTTCTGGATGTAA